From the Salvelinus fontinalis isolate EN_2023a chromosome 21, ASM2944872v1, whole genome shotgun sequence genome, the window GGTCATCATAGCaatacccacccgtagcacgtgctccagcaggtatatttcactggtcatccccaaagccaacacctccgttggccgcctttccttccagttctctgctgaagTTGGAGAATTATATCTCCCTCGCTAACTTTAAGTGTCAGCTGtcagcagcttaccgatcgctgcagctgtaaatagcccatccaaccaactacttacctcattcccatatttgtttttgctcttttgcacaccagtatttatacttgcacatttcactccagtgtaaatggctaaattataattacttcgccactattggcctatttattgccttccctccttacttcatttgcacacactgtatacagatttttctattgtgttattgactatgtttgtttacccggtgttgtttttgttgcactgctttgcttgatcttggtcaggtcgcagttgtactggcctacctggttaaataaaggtcaaataaaaaagcacccaagctaatgttggctagcttcCTAGCTATTTCCAGACACAcatgagaccactctgaccattgtacttgccctagcagagctggttaggtagttttccctcccgggtggcgcagtggtctagggcactgcatcgcagtgctagctgcgccaccagtctctgggttcgcgcccaggctgggctgggttcgcgcccaggctctgtcgcagccggccgcaaccgggaggtccgtggggcgacgcacaattggcatagcgtcgtccgggttagggagggtttggccggtagggatatccttgtctcagtatgtaatgaaatgtaataaaatgtatgcactctactgtaagtcgctctggataagagcgtctgctaaatgactaaaaatgtaaaatgttatccagagtgttggtaactgtgctgctggcaacaatttaattatgcccccccccccaacgtttactgacactggcaatattcaacgggtgttattctgcgctctggtacactcaggCGAGTGgtctgaaattggagtagatggccagagtgaatttacgaaagcacccgaCTGTCCATTGACAACACACAATGACTATACCATTTTAGCTAAGAAATATGAGATTAAGTCTATAAATGTTTGGTAgttagcctatagttaatatactggcaagtttgatgtataagtagctagctaacataccggtacatactgctgtaatgatatgctgtgtggttcgtaaggacagcatAGCTAACAGCGCAGCCAACATAACGTgcaaggtaacttatttgaaaagttatTACATTACTCAATATTTTCTTaatatttgtcataattagttaaagcaatgaatttgtatccgctctcgttgtacttcggctgcatattttccgccatttttCTTTAAATCTGAAAACACTGAAGCCACGCCCCtttcctgaagaattgcattaatGTCCTCTGCCTGTATACCTCATATTTTTGGTGAATTTGGTACGACAtctgggaacttttggcatactaactatgaccaataagcatactatatactcaaaTCATGTCACAAATAGTACTGTTCGtgcagttagtatgagtattcgaacacagctcagGTTGGGgaaaacattgtatcaactgtatattttgcatttgtgaaatgaAAGTAGAGGGATTTGTTTTTAGAACCGACACTGCAATAGACAATCTATTCACATTTTAGATGGCTTTTTTGGCTTCGAGCCAATTCACCTTtttaaacagaacatgtaaggaGTAACTTTAGGCTCCTTTCGTCCAATATTGGGCTAACAATATCCATGTAGCTACTATACTGAAGTGCATAATCATGAGAATAAAATCTATTTTGTGGAATTGTCCTTTAAATTTATTTTTAAGGCTAGCATTTCATCACTCATTCTGAACATACTGCATGAATAGCTCATAGACAGTGTACTGGAATGTTTACAAAGCCTGTTTTGGCCAAAAGAAACAAGCTCAGTCATTTCCGGCTGCTCCCACAGATATGTGATGAGATTTGGACTAGGCCTAATCAaaacccctatacatatctaccattcctgtacattgtaaatatggtactggaactgactgaCCCTGTATAGTATGCTTGCTTGCTTTCTCatgttctttatttttatttttttgttctacCTGATGTTTTTAGTATTACactgttattgattactgcattgttgggtttagattttgcaagaaaggcatttcactgtacttgtgcatgtgacatttaaCTTAACAGTTGAATAATTCAACTGTTATCAGTACCAACTGGCCCCTATCAAACTCACCAGGGCCTCATTTACCCAGTTGCTTTGTAACTTAAGCATTACGATGATCATACCAGATAATCATGCGTCGTTATTTACGATGCAACTAAGTGTTTCCCAAACAAGCAAGTAGAGAGAACGTTCGCTAATTGCGTTTAGACCATGCGTTGATACTGATGGGATCAAAAGAAAAGGAGCGCTGCTCTCTGATCAGCTTTCGCCATTCAATGCTTACCagagttattccacaatactgacgacAGATGGGCTCTTAgagaaactcagcaaaaaaagaaatgtcaactgcttttattttcagcaaatttacatgtgtaaatatttgtatgaacatgacaagattcaacagacctaaactgaacaagttccacagatgtgactaacataaatggaatgatgtgtccctgaacaaagggggggttaaagggacagtcagtatctggtgtggccaccagctgcattaagtactgcagtgcatctcctcctcatggactgcaccagatttgacagttcttgctgtgagatgtaaccccactcttccaccaaggcacctgcaagttcccggacatttctggagagaatggccctagtcctcaccctccgatctaacaggtcccagacatgctcaatgggattgagatccgggctcttcgctgggcatggcagaacactgacattcctgtcttgcaggaaatcacgcacagaatgagcagtatggctggtggaattgtcatgctggagggtcatgtcaggaagaGCCTGCAGgcagggtaccacatgagggaggatgatgttttccctgtaacgcacagcgttgagattgcctgcaatgacaacaagctcagtccgacgctgctgtgacaccgccccagaccatgacggaccctccacctccaaatcgatcccgctccagagtacaggcctcggtctaacgctcattcctttaacgataaacgcgaatccgaccatcacccccggtgagacaaaatcgcaactcgtcagtgaagagcactttttgccagtcctgtctggtccagcgacggtgggtttgtgcacataggcgacgttgttgccggtgatgtctggtgaggacctgccttacaacaggcctacaagccctcagtccagcctctctcagcctattcttgacagtttgagcactgatggccggattatgcgttcctggtgtaactcgggcagttattgccatcctgtcctgcaggtgtgatattcggatgtaccgatcctgtgcaggtgttacacgtggtctgccactgcgaggtcagctgtccatcctgtctccctgtagcgctgtcttaggcgtctcacagtacggacattgcaatttattcctCTGGCTACATCAGcagtcatgcctccttgcagcatgcctaagacacgttcaagcagatgagcagggaccctgggcatcttccttttggtgtttttcagagtcagtagaaatgcctctCTAGTGTcccaagttttcataactgtgaccttaattgcctactgtctgtaagctgttagaaTAGCTAAGTGTATCGTTAGACACTATGAGTGGTCTGAGGTAAATAAGTGTTCAAGTGCAACTTTAGTAACTATGGTTTTGGGAAACAATGATCTTAATGCTACTCAGGCTCTGGGAAACGAGGCCCTGATATTTTAGGATTTTCAGACAATCCTCATAATGATCTCTGTCAAAAGCTTTGTTCCCAGCATTGTTTCGTGTAGAGAATGACTTTGCATCATGGCTATTACATCTGGGGGGAGGGAGGTTGCAACAGGAATTACTGTTGTGAGCAGTGGAGCCCGGTCCTAATCTGTTTATTTTAATTTGCCTTACGTAACCTCAACTTGTTACATAACGGCAATGCAAGAGGCCTCTCAGCCTTGAGCCTGCTTTTTTGGGAGACAGTTGGACTGTGATTACGGATGCTGTTATGTGAATGTTTGTAACTGCAGCAGGGCACGTTCCCAAGAGGGGGTAATCATAATTGTGAATTAAGTGGAATCAACAATATGATGACTAATCATGACATTTCCTTCCTTTTTCCAATTTTTAGGTAGTGGACCACTATGAGAACCCAAGGAATGTTGGCTCCCTGGACAAGACCTCTAAGAATGTGGGTACAGGCTTGGTGGGTGCCCCAGCTTGTGGAGATGTGATGAAACTGCAGGTACGTCGGTCCCCTGTCCTGATTACTCCCTGTTTCACCAAGTCCACCTCACAGGAACCTCCAATGGCCTGGGATTTTGAATGAAGTCGCCATTTACTGTAATCCAAAAGTGTCAACACAGAGGGTTTACGGAGAAGCGGCATGCTCTATTTAGTTACCAAGTATATGTGTTCAGTAACGTGACTCATTGTTTATGAATTCATTTTTGAACAAAAGTCACCATTGAATAAAGTGACTCATTTCCTTTCTGCAGATTGAGGTAGACGATCATGGGAAGATTGTGGACGCCAGGTTCAAGACGTTTGGTTGCGGCTCAGCCATCGCCTCCAGCTCCCTGGTAACAGAGTGGGTGAAGGGCAAATCTGTGAGTGAACATTCTGCACCCATGACACTTCCTCTGCTTCCTGTTTCACTGTTCTGTCTGAATGTTATCATTTCTCAATTCAAGTATTTTCCGCCACGCTGCTTGTTTGTTCCTTTTGTTAcatatcatggatggatggagtTTATTTCTTGGTTGATGGAATGTTGCTCGCTTGGCTTTCAGATTGACGAAGCACTGACCATACAGAACACGGATATTGCCAAAGAGCTCTGTCTTCCACCGGTCAAACTTCACTGCTCTAGTAAGCTCTTATTTCAGTCTAATATCTAAGACTGTTAGACCGTTGGGAAATTCTAAACCATCTGTTTTTTAAAAACCTAATTTTAAAAACCATTTGAAATTCCTGACTGTGCCCTTTTCTCCAGTGCTGGCTGAGGATGCCATCAAAGCTGCCCTCCATGACTACCGTCTCAAACAACAGGATGGCAAGATTGAGGCGGTCAAAGCCAGCAACTGAGGGCTTTGCCAATGTTATCCTGAACACCAGTGTCCTGCACCCTACTACCAAGGGGACACTCAAAGTATAGTCCTGGATCCCCACTCCACCATCCTTCTATATATGGTGCACCTTAAATTAGTTCACATTATGTCCACCCATACAACATACATAGATGGCACAGTGTACACACCAAGCCCCTGTGGCATTATGTTTTTCTGATCTTACTCCAGCCTGTCACATTAACGCACATTTGAAGGGCACTGATCGGGTGATTGGTACAAAGTTAGCCTTATTTTCAGGAGTGAAAAATGTAAAGTGAGTCGAGTGTACAGGAGTTTGCTTGTTTTTTGTGCTTGAGTATTTTGCCATGGTATGGGTGTGTTCCATTGAACTGATTCTGGATGCAGTGGTGGAAGTATTGAATAAAACTTCTAAGGCTGTCTTAGTATTCCATCAACACTCCTGTACTAATGGTTTAAAGGCAATGATGAAATGCAATGCGGAAGATGTAAAATGGTAGCAAACTATCAAGGTATCTATTTTGATTGGTGACATTTCAGACATAATTCCTGGTTTTAATGGAAAGTAATAAAGTAATACGTAAGTAGTATGGCATGTCTGTCTTTTTGTTTTAGTCATTTAAAGTCTAACCAGCTTTTCGGTATTACCTGGTATTTGTCAGATGGTGTGTGTATACTATCAGAAATTGAAGTGCTGTATttctccactagatggcagcattgGCATACAGCCATGTTAAATATGTGTGACTTCACACATTCAGATAAATTGTTCTGCTTTTATCAAATACTCAACACATTTTAGAATGCTGCTGTTTCTTACTGTCTTCATAAAATCTACTTTATTCAACCAAAGTACAATATGTAAATTAAGAAAAAGCTGCACACTTTTGATACAGTTTACTCTCCATTAGTCGGCACCTCTACAAACATTTGAGTGTGCATGTTTTCAACCACACCGGACTAACCAGCCTGTATTGTAACAGTACAAGTAGAACAGACACTTGTTGGGTGCTTTCCCAAGTTCTGACCCAGGACCTGGGTCTGCAGCAGAGCAACTGGACCTTTTAAGGGACAACAATCTGCAGTTGCTTCATATTTTTTGGACTGTTAAAATACTTATGTaggcattgattcttgaagaatttaACTTAAATGCTTCATGAGCTTAGTTAatctgtcgtaccccatcagaaccccaactATAAGTTTGTTTTACTTCAATGTTTGTTAACAAAGTtagtgtaaacaaacactatagcttcaaaacatggttcACTCAGTTTGATCTCATGGATgctcagtccttgcatccatagctctatgaatttgagtCGTTATGTTTCTtaagccccatccctcagctgtttaccgaaACAAGTGGCTGGGTGCCTGCTTTGTTATTGTTGGAACTCTGGATTGACCCTTTAATGGAAATGTTTAAAGCGAAGGGATAAACATTTGACTAACCAAACGATAAACGGGTTTTTTAACAAAAATACTTCCCTTAATGTAGGAAACATACTAAGTTCAAGTTGTTGCAGATGCTGCACCATGATGTGCTCATGGTGAACTTACCCTCTACTATCCATATTTGttcaaggggtggcaggtagcctagtggttagtgttggactagtaacaaaGGTTGCTAGGTCGACTCcgtgagctgacgaggtaaaaatctgccctTGAActaggcactgttcctaggctgtcattgttaataagaatttgttattaactgacttgcctagttgaataaaaaTGAAAGCAATCTCATGTTGCCCTAAAAAATGATCTCTACCAATGaatggaagagagaaaaaaaggcagTACCATTACTTTGGCCATTGTtctaatacaaataaaaacaacACTAAAACTACAGCGTCCATATGGGTGTATGCTCAGGTTACATCATATACCCTTTAGGGAGCGACATGGCAAGATGGCTACTGGGAAACAAAAGTATATGATTACATACAACTGAATAGACATTATTTGGTATGGCGTTGCCTTAAAGATGTCACTCATGCAAAAGCGTCCGAACCATTGAGCTCAAACATATTGTCCaatgcagtggaggctggtgggaggagctataggagtacgggctcattgtaatggctggaatggcatAAATGGAACGagatcaaacatatggaaaccacatatgGTTCCACTCACATAGAGCACTTCCTGCTCAGCCAATGTTCCATTGATTCCAGCCAtaacaatgagcctgtcctgctATAGCTTCTccctccaccagcctccactggtccacTGTCCAACATAGTTAAAATGCTGTTTTTTCCCCAGTGAACAACGGAATAGACTGCGTGACAGTGGAGTTCTCCTGCCTATCCCCTTCCTGCTTGGCCTGTGAGTGCCCTGGTCCAGATGGAAGCTCAGCTCTTGTGAGTGACTCATCATCCACTGTTAGGCCTATCTGTCCTGGATGGATCTCTGGCTGCTTGGGGCAGCTGCGGTGTTCGGCCTCACTGTCTGAGAGCTGGCATACCTCCTCCTCGCTCTGCTCAGGTGCATTTGATGGCTCGTTGTCTTTCTCTATGATTTCTCCCTCAGCCTGAACATTCACATCAGGACTTTGCTCTGCAGCTGCTGCTATCTGTGTGGGGTTGTTTCCCTCTCGCTCACCCAGGGGAGGTTTGGAGGGAGTGCGGAGGTTCTTGGCTGCCCTCATGATGTCTTGTTGGAGCTGCTTGCTTGAGTCAACTGGTTCAGCCTGCTGCCCATTGGAGGGTTTCTCTGGCACCTCGTTGAAGAGCTTGGTACATCCGGTCTTGTCCCTCTGGTCCACATACATCTTAGAGGGGAAGGACGAGGGGTAGTAGGCATTGACCTTCCGCTTGCGGCTCATGATGCAAGCACAGCagaggatgaggaagatggtGATGAAGAGGATGGAGGCAACAAGGATGAGGAGCATGTTCTCCTGCAGGAAGTGAACCATCTGGCTGAGCAGGAAGTGCTCTATGTGAGTGGAGCCATCTGAGGTGGTTGGGGACTCTGAGGCGGGGCCACTGGTGGTAGGTGAGGAAGGGGTGGGGATGAGGCTGCCcagctcctccccctctccactgcCCTCCAAGGAAATGTTAAAAGGGAGGGGTGTGGCCAGACTGGGACTGCTGGACCACAGCATCACAGAAAGACTAATCAGATGAAGTGCCATGAGGAACGTCATCTCCTGTAGGACCTGCAGAAAACAACAAGAACAGTGTCAGTGCTGCAGTAACTGTTGTCAATTTGCATTCCACTTATTGAATTGCACAGAttttgggcctcccgggtggtgcagtggtctagggcactgcatcgctgtgccaccagagactctgggttcgcgcccaggctctgtcgcagccggccgcgaccgggaggtccgtggggcgacgcacaatcggcctagcgtcgtccgggttagggagggtttggccggtagggatatccttgtctcatcgcgcaccagcaactcctgtggcgggccgggcgcagcgGGCCAGGCGCAAGGgaaccaggtgcacggtgtttcctccgacacattggtgcggctggcttccgggttggaggcgtgctgtgttaagaagcagtgcggcttggttgggttgtgtttctggggacgcatggctttcgaccttcgtctctcccgagcccgtacgggagttgtagcgacgagacaagatagtaattactaaaaacaattggataccacgaaattggggagaaaagggggtacattttctttttttttttttgatttttGATCAACAGAAGTGTTTGCAATTAATGTAGCTGTTGCGTCTAACAGTGACAACTAACATCTACTGCTTTGTGTGTGTTTCACAAAACATTGTAAAGGCCTCACCCATCTACAATGAATAAAAATATCTTCTGAGTAATTTCTATTCTTGATAGAATGTCTATAGCTGTAGAGCCCTAAATGTAATTTTAAGACCAAGACAGCAGCTGAGAACTGATGAGAGGCAGGCAGGATTTAGTCTGGATTCAAATCATAGCATgtcacatgcagacacacacacaatgacaatgCACACATGACatgcacacagacagatacagtagatGTACACAAAttcctagattcaatcagattggCCTTAACCCACAATAACTGAAAACTGCACAGCAGATCATTGTTAAGTCGATGTCGGAGGTGTAAATTAACTGCATTGGTGCTGTCAAATTGGTGAGTGGCTGCTCTTGTGgtcattgtcacgaagccacacaCGTTCTACCCGCGTTCCAAGTTCAAAATGAAAAAGTGTAGAAATAATGACACATCATTAGACTAAATAATACAAATTCATATTAGCCTAATCGAGTTGTAGATTACAACACACATTCCAATGTTTACACTTgtaacaaggctgcatgggatttctactaatgcaggggtgtcaaactcattccacggagggcctagtgtctgcaggtttttggtttttcctttcaataaagccctagacaaccaggtgtggggagtccctaactaattagtgatgtaaattcatcaatcaagtacaagggaggagcgaaaacccgcagacactcggccctccgtggaatgagtttgacacctgtgtactAATGAGACTTGGTGGAAATGTCTGCGATAGGTATAACGCCGGGAGTCGCTCCAATGCAGTTACACCTCCGTGGGTTAAAGCGgaactgattgaatctaggccaaACTCCTGACCAGTCACTGATATTTGGTTACATGACTAAAACGTTAATCCCATTTTGTCAATCTGCTTTTGGTCAATGTGAGAGTCACGTCATCTGATGTTAATGTCATTGCTTCCTGTCCCGATCTTTTAATAACTATTTTGGATATTTATTTAAACAACAGCTCCTTTTCATGCTGCTTCACAGAAATAAACCATGAACCGCTCATTTCCCTGAAATTGAATTTGGCTTAAAAAAAAATCTACGGTGACGTGGGTTAACTAGCTCCCTCGGGTAATTCTCACATAAACCACTGTCACCTATTTTCCCTGGTTGCCACTACTCTTGCTCAACTAAAAATGTTACCCCGGTATTTGGGGAAAATGCCCctttacaacaaaaaaatgattaaataacaaaaaaagtgtAAACTGTAGCCACTTATTTCCCTTCATAGTTTGTTTGCCTAGCATGACCATCATCCACATACCACAtttttaccaaactttgcattttTGTGTCAGCAGTTGGACATTGTTCTTAGAGGGGGGTCTGGTTACCCCACGTT encodes:
- the LOC129818624 gene encoding iron-sulfur cluster assembly scaffold protein IscU-like; the protein is MAGLVAAKKCITPLVVIKRLSSPEYKAQAAYHKKVVDHYENPRNVGSLDKTSKNVGTGLVGAPACGDVMKLQIEVDDHGKIVDARFKTFGCGSAIASSSLVTEWVKGKSIDEALTIQNTDIAKELCLPPVKLHCSMLAEDAIKAALHDYRLKQQDGKIEAVKASN
- the LOC129818620 gene encoding transmembrane protein 119-like, with the protein product MTFLMALHLISLSVMLWSSSPSLATPLPFNISLEGSGEGEELGSLIPTPSSPTTSGPASESPTTSDGSTHIEHFLLSQMVHFLQENMLLILVASILFITIFLILCCACIMSRKRKVNAYYPSSFPSKMYVDQRDKTGCTKLFNEVPEKPSNGQQAEPVDSSKQLQQDIMRAAKNLRTPSKPPLGEREGNNPTQIAAAAEQSPDVNVQAEGEIIEKDNEPSNAPEQSEEEVCQLSDSEAEHRSCPKQPEIHPGQIGLTVDDESLTRAELPSGPGHSQAKQEGDRQENSTVTQSIPLFTGEKTAF